A section of the Gammaproteobacteria bacterium genome encodes:
- a CDS encoding anthranilate synthase component I family protein, whose product MQPPFDIAADLDTPVSAFRKLEPFQPHFLLESVEGGVSLARYSFIGFGDALNLRLRNGELQINGAAQALEPGRAGVLDALRQALEQAPRPGPHIDGLPFHGGLVGVAAYDLVRYFERLPQRATPLPRVPDAAYTATSSLLVFDHLTRRVALLHDGSEAERKALRTEVIEALRGPLPPAVGPASVESAVASLSGEQFNSLVRKAQDYIGAGDVYQIVLSVCFSGQTDIDPFDAYRALRLLNPSPYMYFFRFGDAAVAGSSPEALVRLDESGRASLRPIAGTRPRGNDNEQDRQNEADLLADPKEGAEHVMLVDLARNDLGRVARPGTVKVSPYRNIERYSHVMHIVSGVSGQLDADCDAFDLFAAAFPAGTLVGAPKVRAMELIDENEPQRRGLYGGTVGYFAHGGSMDQAIAIRTLVFDQGNYSFQAGAGIVADSIPQKEYEEVLAKSAILQRALKIAGEGL is encoded by the coding sequence ATGCAGCCACCATTCGACATCGCCGCTGACCTCGACACGCCGGTTTCGGCGTTTCGCAAGCTGGAGCCGTTTCAGCCGCATTTTCTTCTGGAAAGCGTGGAGGGCGGGGTCAGCCTGGCGCGCTACTCATTCATCGGCTTTGGCGATGCGCTAAACCTGCGCTTGCGCAATGGCGAGCTGCAAATCAACGGCGCGGCACAGGCGCTGGAACCGGGACGTGCGGGCGTGCTCGATGCGTTGCGGCAGGCGCTGGAACAGGCGCCGCGCCCGGGGCCGCACATAGACGGCCTGCCGTTCCACGGCGGCCTGGTTGGCGTGGCGGCTTATGACCTGGTGCGCTACTTTGAGCGACTACCGCAGAGGGCAACACCATTGCCACGTGTCCCGGATGCTGCTTACACGGCAACCTCATCGCTGCTGGTTTTCGATCACCTCACCCGTCGCGTGGCGCTGTTGCATGACGGCAGCGAAGCGGAACGTAAAGCCTTGCGCACAGAAGTTATCGAGGCGCTGCGTGGCCCGCTGCCGCCCGCGGTCGGGCCTGCCAGCGTCGAATCGGCGGTGGCCAGCCTCAGCGGCGAACAGTTCAACTCGCTGGTGCGCAAAGCACAGGATTACATCGGTGCCGGCGATGTGTACCAGATAGTGTTGTCCGTGTGTTTCTCCGGTCAGACCGACATCGATCCGTTTGATGCCTATCGCGCCCTGCGCCTGCTGAACCCGTCTCCTTATATGTATTTCTTCCGCTTCGGCGACGCCGCGGTAGCCGGCTCATCGCCCGAGGCACTGGTTCGGCTCGATGAGAGCGGTCGTGCTTCGTTGCGGCCCATTGCCGGCACCCGGCCACGCGGCAACGACAATGAGCAGGACCGACAAAACGAGGCTGACCTGTTGGCAGATCCGAAAGAAGGCGCCGAACACGTCATGCTTGTTGACCTGGCGCGCAACGATCTTGGCCGGGTAGCCCGGCCGGGGACGGTAAAGGTCAGTCCTTACCGCAATATCGAGCGCTACAGCCACGTAATGCACATCGTCAGCGGCGTGAGCGGGCAGCTCGACGCTGATTGCGATGCCTTCGATCTGTTCGCCGCCGCATTTCCCGCCGGCACCCTGGTCGGTGCGCCAAAGGTCCGGGCAATGGAGCTGATCGACGAAAATGAACCGCAACGGCGCGGTCTTTATGGTGGCACTGTCGGCTATTTTGCCCACGGCGGCAGCATGGACCAGGCAATAGCCATCCGTACGCTGGTCTTTGACCAGGGCAACTACAGTTTCCAGGCCGGTGCCGGTATTGTCGCCGACAGCATTCCGCAGAAAGAGTACGAGGAAGTGCTGGCCAAAAGCGCCATACTGCAACGCGCACTGAAGATCGCCGGCGAGGGCCTGTGA
- a CDS encoding aminodeoxychorismate/anthranilate synthase component II, with translation MAKLLLIDNYDSFTYNLVQAFAVLGARVEVQRNDAIGVNDVLATGLTHLVISPGPGRPADAGISMAAIERCAGKVPVLGVCLGHQSIVEVFGGRVDSASTIMHGKSSAVHHDGKGVFAGLDQPLEAGRYHSLAAVELPGVLEVSARTDDEEVMAVRHRELCIEGVQFHPESVLTPQGDRLLENFLKMEIT, from the coding sequence ATGGCGAAGCTGCTGCTCATCGATAACTACGATTCGTTCACCTACAACCTGGTACAGGCATTTGCAGTGCTGGGCGCCAGGGTTGAAGTGCAGCGCAATGACGCGATCGGGGTCAATGATGTTCTGGCAACCGGGCTGACCCACCTGGTGATCTCACCCGGTCCGGGCCGACCGGCCGATGCCGGCATATCGATGGCAGCGATCGAGCGTTGCGCCGGCAAGGTGCCGGTGCTTGGCGTGTGTCTGGGGCACCAGTCGATCGTCGAGGTTTTTGGCGGGCGGGTGGATTCGGCCAGCACCATAATGCACGGCAAGAGTTCGGCGGTGCACCACGACGGCAAGGGCGTATTCGCGGGCCTCGACCAGCCGCTGGAAGCCGGTCGCTATCATTCGCTGGCCGCAGTCGAACTGCCTGGCGTACTCGAGGTCAGCGCGCGCACCGACGATGAAGAGGTCATGGCCGTGCGTCATCGTGAACTGTGCATCGAGGGTGTGCAGTTTCATCCGGAGAGTGTGTTGACGCCGCAGGGCGACAGGCTTCTGGAAAATTTCCTGAAAATGGAGATTACGTGA
- the trpD gene encoding anthranilate phosphoribosyltransferase encodes MTDTQRLDASTARSDEAHRVAKQALADLLDGVDLEQSRAAELMHALTEPTLHPALAGGVLVALRQKGETAAEIRGFANTMRELAVDPQIPPGAPAVDCVGTGGDGSGSFNISTGAALLAAAAGVRVIKHGNRAVSSKSGSADVLEALGLPLPLNEQDAVRCLDATSFTFLFAPFYHPAMKSIAPVRGAMAVRTVFNLLGPLSNPARPPFGVIGAYSPEAARLMADTLAGMEIQRVFVVHGEPGWDEATPVGPFQLYDVRPGRVHQERRDPHDYKIERCAPEQLAGGDAAHNAEKMTAVFHGELGPHYDALTLGAALLLEVSGAASGRRASLAHVRESINTGRAATLLKKLKGFGDSL; translated from the coding sequence ATGACCGATACCCAGCGCCTGGATGCCAGCACCGCCCGCAGCGACGAAGCTCATCGCGTCGCAAAACAGGCTCTTGCCGATCTGCTCGATGGCGTTGATCTTGAACAGTCGCGTGCGGCCGAGCTGATGCATGCGCTGACAGAGCCCACGCTGCACCCGGCGCTGGCCGGAGGCGTGCTGGTGGCGTTGCGGCAGAAAGGCGAAACGGCCGCAGAGATTCGCGGGTTTGCCAACACCATGCGCGAACTGGCAGTCGATCCGCAGATACCACCAGGCGCGCCCGCAGTCGATTGTGTCGGCACGGGTGGCGACGGTTCCGGCAGCTTCAATATTTCGACCGGTGCGGCGCTGCTGGCCGCCGCTGCCGGCGTGCGGGTGATAAAGCATGGTAACCGGGCAGTATCGAGCAAGAGCGGCAGTGCCGATGTGCTCGAAGCGCTCGGTTTGCCACTGCCGCTCAACGAACAGGATGCCGTGCGCTGTCTTGATGCCACCAGCTTTACTTTCCTGTTTGCTCCGTTCTATCACCCGGCGATGAAAAGCATCGCACCTGTGCGCGGCGCGATGGCAGTGCGCACCGTGTTCAACCTGCTGGGGCCATTGTCGAATCCGGCCAGGCCACCGTTTGGTGTAATTGGTGCTTACAGCCCGGAAGCAGCCCGACTGATGGCGGACACGCTGGCGGGCATGGAGATACAGCGTGTGTTCGTGGTGCACGGCGAACCGGGCTGGGACGAGGCGACACCGGTCGGCCCGTTTCAGCTTTACGACGTGCGCCCGGGTCGCGTACACCAGGAACGCCGCGACCCGCATGATTACAAGATCGAACGCTGCGCGCCCGAGCAGCTCGCAGGCGGTGATGCCGCCCATAACGCCGAAAAGATGACCGCAGTTTTTCATGGCGAGCTGGGGCCGCACTACGACGCGCTGACACTTGGCGCCGCGTTGTTGCTCGAGGTCAGTGGCGCAGCCAGCGGGCGTCGCGCGTCGCTGGCGCATGTGCGTGAGTCGATAAACACAGGTCGCGCGGCGACGCTGCTGAAAAAACTGAAAGGTTTTGGCGATAGCCTGTGA
- a CDS encoding indole-3-glycerol-phosphate synthase TrpC: protein MSDFLETMRASSLQRARHAMAQRPLKTVVQAALQRQAAPALTPSAKGFDIIGEVKRSSPAHGELSAESVDALVDRARAYARAGAVAVSVLTEPQRFGGDLAHLEKIAHGLHPLGVPAMRKDFIVDVYQVWEAAAAGAGGVLLILRLLDDFQINSMIEAAARAKMFVLLEAFDGSDLRRARNFVQGHPQLLVGLNARNLATLEVEFERLPQLAGKFPPGCVRVAESGMASNEQVREVAQAGYAMALVGTALMKQRQPAKFLQDLLIAGRRSIAG, encoded by the coding sequence GTGAGTGATTTTCTCGAAACCATGCGCGCCTCTTCCCTGCAGCGGGCGCGTCATGCAATGGCACAGCGCCCGCTGAAAACTGTCGTCCAGGCGGCGTTACAGCGACAGGCAGCACCGGCGCTGACGCCCAGTGCAAAGGGTTTTGACATCATTGGCGAGGTCAAACGCAGCTCGCCGGCGCACGGCGAGCTTTCCGCTGAAAGTGTTGATGCGCTGGTCGACCGTGCCCGCGCCTATGCGCGTGCCGGTGCTGTTGCGGTGTCAGTTCTGACGGAGCCGCAGCGTTTTGGCGGCGACCTTGCCCACCTGGAAAAGATCGCTCACGGGCTGCATCCGCTGGGTGTGCCGGCGATGCGCAAGGATTTCATTGTCGACGTCTACCAGGTGTGGGAGGCGGCTGCGGCCGGCGCCGGCGGCGTTCTGTTGATACTGCGCCTGCTCGACGATTTCCAGATCAACAGCATGATCGAAGCCGCGGCGCGGGCAAAGATGTTTGTGTTGCTGGAAGCGTTTGATGGCAGCGACCTGCGGCGGGCACGGAATTTCGTGCAGGGACACCCGCAATTACTGGTCGGTCTCAACGCGCGCAATCTCGCTACACTGGAGGTGGAATTCGAGCGTCTGCCACAGCTGGCCGGCAAATTTCCGCCCGGCTGTGTGCGTGTTGCCGAAAGCGGCATGGCCAGCAATGAGCAGGTACGCGAAGTCGCGCAAGCCGGGTATGCCATGGCGCTGGTGGGCACCGCGCTGATGAAGCAGCGGCAGCCAGCGAAGTTCCTGCAGGACCTGCTCATTGCGGGTCGCAGGTCGATTGCCGGATGA
- a CDS encoding phosphoribosylanthranilate isomerase has protein sequence MTSAEIVDTAVAEGVDAIGFVFAESPRQVDTALAAGLMQRLPPWVAAVAVTRHPPAGFSDVLAQLAPAWWQSDRRDLENVILPPGVRSIPVIREGEDTADLPPWFVYEGAQSGRGTTVDWSRAAQLAQRGRMILAGGLNAANVAAAIRTVRPWAVDVSSGVETAPGRKCATLIREFVAAVRQAEREIA, from the coding sequence GTGACCTCGGCCGAAATTGTCGATACGGCGGTCGCGGAAGGTGTCGATGCGATCGGCTTTGTGTTTGCTGAGTCGCCACGCCAGGTAGACACGGCACTCGCTGCCGGGCTCATGCAGCGACTGCCACCGTGGGTTGCGGCAGTCGCTGTGACACGCCATCCGCCGGCCGGTTTCAGCGATGTGCTGGCACAACTTGCACCGGCATGGTGGCAAAGTGACCGGCGCGACCTGGAAAATGTCATCCTGCCACCCGGCGTACGCAGCATCCCGGTGATTCGCGAGGGCGAAGATACCGCGGATCTGCCACCCTGGTTTGTCTACGAGGGAGCGCAAAGTGGCCGGGGAACGACCGTCGACTGGTCACGCGCGGCACAACTGGCGCAACGCGGGCGCATGATTCTGGCAGGCGGACTCAATGCGGCCAATGTCGCTGCGGCTATCCGGACCGTACGGCCGTGGGCAGTCGATGTCAGCAGTGGTGTCGAAACCGCGCCGGGTAGAAAGTGCGCAACGCTGATCAGGGAGTTTGTTGCCGCGGTACGCCAGGCCGAACGGGAGATCGCTTAG
- the trpB gene encoding tryptophan synthase subunit beta, giving the protein MNATIDNAEQLLAALVAGELPDRNGRYGPFGGRYVPETLVDAFSRLEDGVNRWLHDAEFRAELQMELRHWVGRPTPLSHAPRLSREWGAEVWLKREDLAHTGAHKINNAIGQALLARRLGVKRIVAETGAGQHGVASAAACARVGLPCEVYMGEIDMARQAPNVDRMKRLGARVVAVTSGDRTLRAAIDESMREWVSSPSDTYYLLGSAVGGHPYPYLVRELQSVIGREARQQMIDQAGTLPDVAVACVGGGSNAIGLFHPFVDAASVQLLGVEAGGHGSGLGEHSATVVHGSPGVLHGTYSLLLHDADGQIQETHSISAGLDYPGVGPEHALLAATGRASYTVADDATALDALNEVCALEGILVALETAHAFAGAREFARANPGAKILVGVSGRGDKDLGTLLEHSV; this is encoded by the coding sequence GTGAATGCAACGATAGATAATGCGGAACAACTGCTCGCCGCGCTGGTTGCGGGGGAGTTGCCGGACCGTAACGGCCGCTATGGCCCGTTTGGCGGCCGCTATGTGCCGGAGACGCTTGTCGATGCGTTTTCCCGGCTGGAAGACGGCGTCAATCGCTGGCTGCATGACGCAGAGTTTCGCGCCGAGCTGCAAATGGAACTGCGGCACTGGGTGGGTCGGCCCACGCCCTTGTCGCATGCGCCGCGACTGAGTCGCGAATGGGGCGCCGAAGTGTGGCTGAAGCGTGAGGACCTGGCGCATACCGGCGCCCACAAGATCAATAACGCCATTGGCCAGGCACTGCTGGCGCGACGTCTCGGCGTCAAACGCATCGTGGCCGAAACCGGCGCCGGCCAGCACGGCGTGGCATCCGCCGCGGCATGCGCGCGTGTCGGCCTGCCGTGTGAGGTTTACATGGGGGAAATCGACATGGCGCGGCAGGCGCCCAATGTCGATCGCATGAAGCGGCTGGGCGCACGCGTCGTTGCCGTGACCAGTGGCGATCGCACTTTGCGTGCGGCCATCGATGAGTCGATGCGTGAGTGGGTCTCGTCACCGTCAGACACCTATTATCTGCTCGGGTCAGCCGTCGGCGGCCACCCCTATCCCTACCTGGTACGTGAACTGCAGTCGGTGATCGGCCGCGAAGCACGCCAGCAGATGATCGACCAGGCAGGCACCCTGCCCGACGTGGCGGTTGCCTGTGTCGGTGGCGGTTCCAATGCTATCGGTTTGTTTCATCCGTTTGTCGATGCTGCGTCGGTGCAGCTGCTGGGAGTCGAAGCGGGCGGTCACGGTAGCGGCCTCGGCGAGCATTCCGCCACCGTGGTACACGGCAGCCCCGGTGTATTGCACGGCACTTACTCGCTGCTGTTGCACGATGCCGATGGCCAGATACAGGAAACACACTCGATTTCAGCCGGGCTCGACTATCCTGGTGTCGGGCCGGAGCATGCGCTGCTCGCCGCAACCGGCCGGGCTAGCTACACCGTGGCAGATGACGCGACCGCGCTCGATGCACTCAACGAAGTCTGTGCGCTGGAAGGCATCCTGGTGGCGCTGGAAACCGCTCATGCGTTTGCCGGCGCGCGCGAATTTGCCCGCGCCAATCCCGGCGCAAAGATCCTGGTTGGTGTCTCGGGTCGCGGCGACAAGGACCTGGGTACGCTGCTGGAGCACTCGGTTTGA
- a CDS encoding tryptophan synthase subunit alpha, whose amino-acid sequence MTGAAAITAAIEAANADGRPALVPFITAGYPDRQEFAQHLQVLSGCGDVVEVGVPFTDPLADGVTIQRSSEAALKAGVSLDWILTTLQQSAADRAAPVILMSYLNPLLAMGYEQLAERCIAAGVAGFIVPDLPWEESAPLRAALEPRGLALVQLVSPVTTADRMKMLCEASAGFVYAVTVTGVTGGNKPVNESAILDYLDRVRSVSPIPVCAGFGIREASQVEQIGLHAEGVIVGSALVEVLEQGGDARAFLQSLGGKQHD is encoded by the coding sequence TTGACCGGCGCCGCGGCGATTACTGCGGCGATCGAGGCGGCGAACGCTGACGGTCGCCCCGCGCTGGTACCGTTCATCACTGCCGGCTACCCGGACCGGCAGGAGTTTGCGCAGCACCTGCAGGTGCTTTCCGGATGCGGTGATGTAGTTGAAGTAGGCGTGCCGTTTACTGACCCGCTGGCCGATGGCGTCACCATCCAGCGATCCTCGGAGGCCGCGCTGAAAGCCGGCGTCAGCCTGGACTGGATACTCACTACGCTGCAGCAAAGCGCAGCAGACCGCGCGGCGCCGGTGATATTGATGAGTTATTTAAACCCGTTGCTGGCAATGGGCTACGAACAGCTGGCTGAAAGATGCATTGCTGCAGGCGTGGCGGGTTTTATCGTGCCCGACCTGCCGTGGGAAGAAAGCGCGCCGTTGCGTGCGGCACTGGAGCCGCGCGGGCTGGCGCTGGTACAGCTGGTGTCACCAGTGACAACAGCGGACCGGATGAAAATGCTGTGTGAAGCCAGCGCCGGGTTTGTCTATGCGGTTACCGTGACCGGTGTTACCGGTGGCAACAAGCCGGTGAATGAGTCAGCCATACTCGACTATCTCGATCGCGTGCGCAGCGTGTCGCCTATTCCGGTTTGCGCCGGTTTCGGCATCCGCGAGGCCTCGCAGGTTGAGCAGATCGGTCTGCATGCGGAAGGCGTCATCGTCGGCTCAGCCCTGGTAGAAGTGCTGGAACAAGGCGGCGACGCGCGGGCATTCTTACAGTCGCTGGGCGGCAAACAACATGACTGA
- a CDS encoding glutathione S-transferase family protein, producing MTDATLVIGNANYSSWSLRAWLACRAAGLQPELIRLPLDTPEFAEKIGELSPTRQVPVLRHEGLVVWDTLAICEYLAERYPHARLWPEAQRLRTLARSACAEMHSGFAWLRQTLPMNVRARGRHVELDESVVADIQRISDLWEQCRDAAGPQARRGPWLFGELTIADCFYIPVASRFITYAIGLVGFASTYVATVAADPLMQEWADMAAAETETIAAEEVGL from the coding sequence ATGACTGACGCAACACTGGTCATCGGCAATGCCAATTATTCTTCCTGGTCGCTACGCGCCTGGCTGGCCTGCCGTGCTGCCGGCCTGCAACCGGAGCTGATACGCCTGCCGCTGGATACACCTGAGTTCGCAGAAAAAATCGGCGAGTTGTCACCGACCCGGCAGGTACCGGTGCTGCGGCACGAAGGGCTGGTGGTATGGGACACCCTGGCCATCTGCGAATATCTGGCCGAGCGTTATCCGCATGCCCGGCTCTGGCCGGAGGCGCAGCGGCTGCGCACCCTGGCGCGCTCGGCCTGCGCCGAGATGCACTCCGGTTTTGCATGGCTGCGCCAGACTTTACCGATGAACGTGCGCGCGCGCGGCCGTCACGTCGAACTGGACGAGTCTGTGGTGGCCGACATCCAGCGCATCAGCGACCTCTGGGAGCAGTGTCGCGACGCAGCCGGTCCACAGGCCCGGCGCGGGCCCTGGCTCTTTGGCGAGCTCACGATTGCCGATTGCTTCTACATCCCCGTTGCATCGCGTTTTATTACTTACGCCATAGGGCTGGTCGGTTTTGCCAGCACCTATGTTGCGACCGTGGCCGCTGACCCGCTGATGCAGGAATGGGCCGACATGGCCGCGGCCGAGACCGAAACCATTGCAGCCGAGGAGGTCGGGCTGTAA
- a CDS encoding homogentisate 1,2-dioxygenase has protein sequence MTHDYLTGFGNHHATEAESGALPQGRNSPQRAPLGLYAEKFSATAFTAPKAANARAWLYRIRPSVVHQGFKPLQHELLQTAPLDTLPTPPDPLRWEPLPVPDGKTDFIDGLVTMAAFGDALAQQGAGIHIYCANASMRQRYFYSCDGELLIVPQLGGLLLHTEFGVLEVGPESIVVVPRGVKFRVELTGPEARGYVCENYGALLELPERGPIGSDGLANARDFEYPVAAYEDSAGSCELVCKLNGALYSSTLDASPLDVVGWHGNLAPYRYDLRRFNVIGSISYDHPDPSIFTVLTSQSDTPGTANIDFVAFAPRWLVMTDTFRPPWYHRNIMSEFMGLITGEYDAKTGGGFVPGGCSLHNCMVPHGPDADAFASASDLKLKPQHLDNTMAFMFESRYLIRPSRAALGSRQLQRDYADAWSGLRSRFEPGRRR, from the coding sequence ATGACACACGATTATCTGACCGGTTTCGGCAACCATCATGCGACTGAAGCAGAGTCCGGCGCGCTGCCGCAGGGCCGCAACTCGCCACAGCGCGCGCCACTGGGGCTGTACGCTGAAAAGTTCAGCGCTACCGCTTTCACTGCGCCAAAGGCTGCTAACGCGCGCGCCTGGCTTTATCGCATTCGCCCTTCTGTAGTGCACCAGGGCTTCAAGCCGTTGCAGCATGAGTTGTTGCAGACAGCACCGCTGGACACGCTGCCGACACCGCCCGATCCGCTGCGCTGGGAACCGCTGCCCGTGCCGGACGGCAAGACCGATTTCATCGACGGCCTGGTGACCATGGCCGCTTTCGGCGACGCGCTGGCGCAGCAGGGCGCGGGCATTCACATTTATTGCGCCAATGCGTCGATGCGGCAGCGCTATTTCTACAGCTGTGATGGCGAGCTGCTGATCGTGCCGCAGCTCGGTGGCCTGCTTCTGCATACAGAGTTTGGCGTGCTGGAAGTTGGCCCGGAATCTATCGTGGTCGTACCGCGCGGCGTGAAATTTCGCGTCGAGCTCACCGGGCCGGAGGCGCGCGGTTATGTTTGTGAGAACTATGGCGCCCTGCTCGAGCTGCCGGAGCGCGGCCCGATCGGCTCCGATGGCCTGGCCAATGCACGCGATTTTGAATACCCGGTTGCGGCCTACGAGGACAGCGCCGGCAGTTGTGAACTCGTCTGCAAGCTGAATGGCGCCCTGTACAGCAGCACGCTGGATGCTTCGCCGCTGGATGTGGTGGGCTGGCACGGCAACCTGGCGCCGTACCGTTATGACCTCAGGCGCTTCAACGTGATCGGCTCGATTTCTTACGACCATCCCGACCCGTCAATTTTTACTGTACTCACGTCGCAGTCCGACACACCGGGCACGGCCAATATTGATTTCGTCGCTTTCGCACCGCGCTGGCTGGTGATGACAGACACTTTCCGGCCGCCGTGGTATCACCGAAATATCATGTCTGAATTCATGGGGCTTATTACCGGCGAATACGACGCCAAGACGGGAGGCGGTTTTGTGCCCGGCGGCTGTAGTCTGCACAACTGCATGGTGCCGCATGGCCCCGATGCTGATGCATTTGCAAGCGCCAGTGATTTGAAACTGAAGCCACAGCATCTGGACAACACCATGGCCTTCATGTTCGAGTCACGTTACCTGATAAGGCCGAGTCGTGCGGCACTCGGTTCGCGGCAGTTGCAGCGCGACTATGCAGATGCATGGTCCGGTCTGCGCAGCCGCTTCGAGCCTGGCCGACGCCGCTGA
- a CDS encoding universal stress protein: MRSILVPVADRPECQAALKQAFKIADELSASVTGCHLRPQREESRRSRERHFLLQFGRDNGESKKLSGKQVDLRSTAARRLFTGIAKSRDFQLVERPVLGKSRCAMWYEMVGSLDRLFRIAGPVTDFSILSRPKRKSSGQAVEFVLSAVLHSGKPVMILPQKGVRSVGSNVLIAWNQSIEAARAVTAALPLLVRAESVTICSCGPENSVGPKSSALVNYLKMWGVKSRRVSTRGHDVKDELRETYKESGSDLVVMGAYSRNRLREVVFGGMTEHMLFHSNMPVFMQYG, from the coding sequence ATGCGATCGATACTTGTACCAGTGGCCGACCGGCCGGAATGCCAGGCGGCGCTGAAGCAGGCCTTCAAGATTGCTGACGAATTGTCGGCTAGCGTGACCGGCTGTCACCTGCGGCCGCAGCGGGAAGAATCGCGCAGGAGCAGGGAACGGCACTTTCTGCTGCAGTTCGGCCGCGACAACGGCGAGAGCAAGAAGCTGTCGGGCAAACAGGTTGACCTGCGTTCGACAGCGGCACGCCGCCTGTTCACCGGTATCGCGAAATCCCGTGACTTCCAGCTGGTCGAACGCCCGGTACTGGGCAAGTCACGTTGTGCCATGTGGTATGAAATGGTCGGTTCGCTCGACCGTTTGTTTCGGATCGCCGGGCCGGTGACAGATTTCTCGATTCTGTCCAGACCAAAACGCAAGTCATCGGGGCAGGCGGTTGAATTTGTATTGTCGGCGGTTCTGCATTCCGGCAAGCCGGTTATGATCCTGCCGCAAAAAGGGGTCAGGAGCGTTGGCAGCAACGTGCTGATTGCCTGGAACCAGAGCATAGAAGCAGCACGGGCTGTCACTGCAGCGCTGCCGCTGCTGGTCAGGGCCGAGTCAGTAACCATCTGCAGCTGTGGCCCGGAGAACAGCGTCGGGCCAAAGTCGTCCGCGCTGGTCAACTACCTGAAAATGTGGGGCGTAAAATCCAGGCGCGTGTCGACCCGCGGTCATGATGTTAAAGATGAGCTACGGGAGACCTACAAGGAGAGCGGCTCGGATCTTGTTGTCATGGGCGCCTATTCACGCAACCGGCTGCGCGAAGTTGTATTCGGCGGCATGACCGAACACATGCTGTTTCACAGCAATATGCCGGTCTTTATGCAGTATGGCTGA
- a CDS encoding M23 family metallopeptidase, which yields MMVIFRLTLLLLALALTASAAAQSVYRYRGDDGRWHYSDKPPPDGRQAQVSVIERINLDPQVVISRETNKRGATIFAENEFHGPVEFEIKLIDTRNVGGGLSGVPQRVVLPPAQKTPVLDVVAARLGDPLAFRYEYKYMLGEPDVKHKSGYLYGVPYAVGQRFLVSQAYPTAITHTEPYSRYAIDFAMPEGTAVHAARAGTVVAIAFRSFSGGAEAANAPKANMVRIVHDDGTMATYAHLALDSVRVRPGDQVERGEFIASSGNTGFSTGPHLHFAVDRNVGFSLESIPVIFRGARGTPVRAESGTWLQSY from the coding sequence GTGATGGTGATTTTCCGCCTGACATTGCTGCTTCTTGCGCTGGCGCTCACGGCGAGTGCCGCGGCGCAATCGGTGTATCGATACCGCGGCGATGACGGTCGCTGGCATTACAGTGACAAACCGCCGCCAGACGGCCGCCAGGCACAGGTGAGCGTCATAGAGCGCATCAATCTCGACCCGCAGGTCGTAATAAGCCGCGAAACGAACAAACGTGGCGCAACAATATTCGCCGAGAACGAGTTTCACGGCCCGGTGGAATTTGAGATCAAGCTGATCGATACACGCAATGTCGGCGGCGGCCTCAGCGGCGTCCCGCAACGAGTGGTGTTGCCGCCGGCACAAAAGACGCCTGTGCTGGATGTGGTCGCTGCGCGACTCGGCGACCCGCTGGCTTTCCGCTACGAGTACAAGTACATGCTTGGCGAGCCCGACGTCAAACACAAGTCCGGGTATCTTTATGGCGTGCCGTACGCCGTGGGGCAGCGCTTCCTGGTCAGCCAGGCCTACCCCACCGCAATTACCCATACCGAACCGTACAGCCGCTACGCGATAGACTTTGCCATGCCGGAGGGCACCGCGGTGCATGCGGCACGCGCGGGTACGGTTGTTGCTATCGCTTTTCGTTCTTTCAGCGGCGGCGCTGAAGCTGCAAACGCGCCGAAGGCAAACATGGTTCGCATTGTGCACGACGACGGAACCATGGCTACTTATGCGCACCTGGCGCTGGACTCGGTACGGGTGCGTCCCGGTGACCAGGTCGAGCGTGGCGAGTTTATTGCCAGTTCCGGCAACACGGGCTTCAGCACCGGCCCACACCTGCACTTTGCGGTCGACCGCAATGTCGGCTTCAGTCTTGAATCGATCCCGGTGATTTTCCGTGGCGCCCGTGGCACGCCGGTGCGTGCCGAATCCGGAACCTGGCTGCAGTCATACTGA